A single Klebsiella variicola DNA region contains:
- a CDS encoding TIM barrel protein, whose protein sequence is MTLSIANAPCSWGVDDPKNPDLPAWATVLKEAAQAGYRSIELGPWGYLPTDPASLRAALEQHQLSLVAGTIFDDLVSEAHFPTLVALTHQICRNLSQVPAAEPTPGHPVQPPYLVIIDFGNPERARFAGRGALAPRLDDKDWQRMMAHITALSTLAWQEYGVRAVIHPHAGGCIEFADEIERLANDIPHDVAGLCLDTGHLYYAGMDPLDWLDRYYARLDYLHFKDVDPQVYQRAIAEGIDFFTACAEGVMCPLGSGAIDYPAIKDFLARRGYQGWITIEQERDPRHAAGSLQAVTESLRYLRDVGF, encoded by the coding sequence ATGACACTCTCTATCGCCAATGCCCCCTGCAGCTGGGGCGTGGATGACCCGAAAAACCCTGACCTTCCCGCCTGGGCTACCGTGCTGAAGGAGGCGGCGCAGGCCGGCTATCGCAGCATTGAGCTGGGGCCCTGGGGCTACCTGCCCACCGACCCGGCCAGCCTGCGCGCGGCGCTGGAGCAGCATCAGTTGTCGCTGGTGGCCGGTACGATCTTTGACGATCTGGTCAGCGAGGCCCATTTCCCCACCCTGGTGGCGCTGACCCATCAGATCTGCCGCAATCTGTCGCAGGTTCCGGCCGCCGAACCCACGCCAGGGCATCCTGTTCAGCCGCCTTACCTGGTAATTATTGATTTCGGCAACCCTGAACGGGCGCGCTTTGCCGGGCGCGGCGCGCTCGCTCCACGTCTTGATGACAAAGACTGGCAGCGCATGATGGCGCACATTACCGCCCTCAGCACCCTCGCCTGGCAGGAGTACGGTGTGCGGGCGGTTATCCATCCCCACGCCGGGGGCTGCATCGAATTTGCGGATGAAATCGAGCGGCTGGCGAACGATATTCCACACGACGTCGCGGGATTGTGTCTGGATACCGGGCATCTCTACTACGCCGGTATGGATCCGCTCGACTGGCTGGATCGCTATTACGCACGACTCGACTACCTGCACTTCAAGGATGTGGATCCGCAGGTTTACCAGCGCGCCATCGCCGAGGGCATCGACTTTTTCACCGCCTGCGCCGAAGGGGTAATGTGCCCGCTCGGCAGCGGCGCCATTGACTATCCGGCCATCAAAGACTTTCTCGCCCGCCGAGGATATCAGGGCTGGATAACCATTGAACAAGAGCGCGACCCGCGCCATGCCGCAGGCAGCCTGCAGGCGGTCACGGAAAGTCTGCGCTATCTGCGCGACGTGGGATTCTGA
- a CDS encoding Gfo/Idh/MocA family protein, with protein sequence MINGLKPLDRTLRWGMVGGGGSSQIGYIHRSAALRDNTFTLLAGAFDIDAERGRQFGQQLGVDPDRCYADYQSLFRGEAERPDGIQAVSIATPNNTHYAICRAALEAGLHVVCEKPLCFSSEEADELVALSQRQHKIIGVTYGYAGHQLILQARQMIADGLLGDIRIVNMQFAHGFHAQPVELENASTRWRVDPRFVGPSYVLGDLATHPLFLVETMAPQLNITRLMCARQSFVKSRAPLEDNAHVLMEYDNGAVGSLWSSAVNCGSMHGQKVRIVGEKASLEWWDEQPNQLRYEIQGEPVRILERGMDYLDPLARQDDRIGGGHPEGLFEAWSNLYRRFAIAMDAADRRDEALLADFWYPDARAGAFGVRWVENCVRSADNGACWVDFR encoded by the coding sequence ATGATTAACGGTTTAAAACCTCTCGATCGCACCCTGCGCTGGGGCATGGTCGGCGGCGGCGGCAGCAGCCAGATCGGCTATATTCACCGCTCAGCGGCGCTGCGTGATAACACCTTTACGCTGCTGGCCGGCGCCTTTGATATTGATGCCGAACGCGGACGCCAGTTCGGCCAACAGCTGGGGGTGGATCCCGACCGCTGTTACGCCGACTACCAGAGCCTGTTCCGCGGTGAAGCGGAGCGTCCGGACGGCATTCAGGCGGTGTCGATTGCTACACCAAATAACACCCATTATGCCATCTGCCGGGCGGCGCTGGAGGCTGGGCTGCACGTGGTGTGCGAAAAGCCGCTGTGCTTCAGCAGCGAGGAAGCAGACGAACTGGTGGCGCTCAGCCAGCGGCAGCACAAGATCATCGGGGTAACCTACGGCTATGCCGGCCACCAGCTGATCCTGCAGGCCCGACAGATGATCGCCGACGGGCTGCTGGGCGACATCCGTATCGTCAATATGCAGTTTGCCCACGGTTTTCACGCCCAGCCGGTGGAGCTGGAAAACGCCAGTACCCGCTGGCGGGTCGATCCTCGCTTTGTCGGCCCCAGCTATGTTCTGGGCGACCTGGCCACTCATCCGCTGTTTCTGGTTGAAACCATGGCTCCGCAGCTGAACATCACCCGGCTGATGTGCGCCAGACAAAGCTTCGTCAAAAGCCGCGCGCCGCTGGAAGATAACGCCCATGTGCTGATGGAGTATGACAACGGCGCCGTTGGCTCGCTGTGGAGCTCCGCCGTTAACTGCGGCTCCATGCACGGACAAAAGGTGCGTATCGTCGGTGAAAAAGCCAGTCTCGAATGGTGGGATGAACAGCCCAACCAGCTGCGCTATGAAATCCAGGGCGAGCCGGTGCGTATCCTCGAGCGCGGCATGGACTATCTCGATCCGCTGGCGCGTCAGGATGACCGCATCGGCGGCGGCCATCCGGAGGGACTGTTTGAGGCATGGTCGAATCTCTATCGCCGTTTCGCCATCGCCATGGATGCCGCCGACCGTCGCGACGAAGCGCTGCTGGCCGACTTCTGGTATCCGGACGCTCGCGCCGGCGCGTTCGGCGTGCGCTGGGTGGAAAACTGCGTACGGTCTGCCGACAACGGCGCCTGCTGGGTCGACTTCCGCTAA
- a CDS encoding LacI family DNA-binding transcriptional regulator, whose protein sequence is MKKSATKITLSDIAREANVGIATVDRVLNKRAAVKESTALSVLEAARRLGFTLEQPHYRLAAGKAPFTVRMGFILLQETHSFYLPLAQALTREAAPWLPAGQVPVILHFAIDAVEAMAQAIHRLSDEVDVLGLVALDHPLIRHAVARAAARGVRVFTLLSDLSVPQRSGYIGLDNQKAGRTAAWFIERLCRGDGEIGIIIGDNRFTCQESCEISFRSCLREQGMGQQILEPVRSHERADIARSVTEQMLSQYPALQAIYAPCGGVEGIVEALRDSGRQQAITLVCHGPLNDSELALIDGTIDIMLNHRLEAFAAATLRTITDAVSRSPSEVISLPQPFDIITKENM, encoded by the coding sequence GTGAAAAAATCCGCTACTAAAATCACACTTTCCGATATCGCACGTGAAGCCAACGTCGGTATTGCCACCGTCGACCGGGTGCTCAACAAGCGTGCGGCGGTGAAGGAGTCCACGGCATTGAGCGTACTGGAGGCGGCACGACGACTGGGGTTTACCCTCGAGCAACCCCACTATCGTCTGGCGGCGGGTAAAGCGCCGTTCACGGTCAGAATGGGGTTTATTCTGCTGCAGGAGACCCACTCCTTCTACCTGCCGCTGGCCCAGGCGCTGACGCGAGAGGCAGCCCCATGGCTACCGGCGGGCCAGGTGCCGGTGATACTGCATTTTGCCATCGATGCGGTGGAAGCGATGGCTCAGGCCATTCACCGGCTAAGTGATGAGGTGGACGTGTTAGGCCTGGTGGCGCTGGACCATCCGCTGATTCGCCACGCAGTCGCCCGGGCCGCCGCCCGCGGCGTTCGCGTGTTCACCCTGCTTTCGGATCTGTCGGTCCCTCAGCGCAGCGGATATATCGGCCTCGATAATCAAAAAGCCGGGCGCACCGCCGCCTGGTTTATCGAGCGCTTATGCCGCGGGGATGGTGAAATTGGCATTATCATTGGCGACAATCGTTTTACCTGTCAGGAAAGCTGTGAGATCAGCTTCCGCTCCTGCCTGCGTGAACAAGGCATGGGGCAGCAGATCCTGGAGCCGGTTCGCAGCCATGAACGGGCGGATATCGCCAGGAGCGTGACGGAGCAGATGCTGAGTCAGTACCCGGCCCTGCAGGCGATCTATGCCCCCTGCGGCGGCGTCGAAGGCATTGTCGAGGCGCTGCGCGACAGCGGCCGTCAGCAGGCGATCACTCTGGTCTGCCACGGTCCGCTAAACGACAGTGAACTGGCGCTGATCGATGGCACCATCGACATCATGCTTAACCACCGGCTGGAGGCGTTTGCCGCCGCCACGCTGCGCACCATAACGGACGCGGTTTCTCGCTCGCCGAGCGAGGTGATTTCTCTCCCCCAGCCTTTCGATATCATCACCAAAGAAAATATGTAA